The following are from one region of the Lepeophtheirus salmonis chromosome 8, UVic_Lsal_1.4, whole genome shotgun sequence genome:
- the LOC121123596 gene encoding LOW QUALITY PROTEIN: uncharacterized protein (The sequence of the model RefSeq protein was modified relative to this genomic sequence to represent the inferred CDS: deleted 2 bases in 1 codon), translated as MSGSFSSKSLSLRTDNVGKRFLCVSGSHKIKINRYTEWPWRAGVIRCSSHLDASDNELQFLVEFDDQPWESREWINVYTDNYHIFLVESQLSLGSRPSATRGSLHPALAFIPLVDNIGFYKSKHSRPLEFLVDSLLDFQDTSKLKTIRDWDPTITGLETSSANERAVRAWSELQGGQHLLINTPSVLIGFRIKVYRAEGTTQWYTAVTTGYNDETGEFTLIDDTVLEEHYEDPRLTHLKLLGEGVVESILKGENIGITPRRSRSSVGSIRVCHNYGTHLPRRRIVSKKPYKTNRAHLKKSTTTTTTNTTTNPMRGRRKRSHSSSTTVSSTNNNNNSLKNVHERKKNPSLKKSKLKSNSNNNNNNNQEKKLQKTTKRLVVVKPRGGNSVNNSNNNNNKQETTLASLVDKNACGGSRLADNKPQKRKAVAIVRPQPQQSTSASNSQASNKNKVHNTESLTNNKSDNNNPSSKKVDELKARFSLYDFHSDESETEDSNNSTSTTTKRPLKFNKGKQNKSQIVVIIITLLLILSKNNFISKEDGEEDKRRKTKDIEIAVVSSSSPVIHSEIKKQIDASTPLLSFENRAPLPPGNHILEEGSKLEVIKSEKQDDIILSSKTSSSSPRVDEGLSVVKMDDDRSDSGISSTIRSDCTRSSGDERSGSRSSALSGDEQRTSSRPSSHDLSGVEEKDIQSKLTTNSVSIMGDHSSSERSSSSGGDRRLLPPSNPLSAAAAANITALTAHYQAAALQQAGLAAHGAALSPHLLAQYHQSLAAAGIPPEILLKQPYPQFNAAAAAAAAGGVPPHLLGRNDYSILAREREIAADRERIFRERAEAEQRGRERLEKERKEKERHERERRDREERERRERRNAEQNFMKKQQAVEAVDQHFQLSMELAKKLPSYTNRYMIASQKMADAGQHWSQLPGVTKDDRRKFEDSRHDAAAAFRQQQQYINAMAANIGNPRVSDPKVYSPFNKGDVGPKEHSVVFKPYETTATRFHPSNSVSPVGGHSTPSPLMSAVSPPATPFFPSNGPQSHTPVSVLPPPRTSSSSPPRIPPPPAHGAQTRPLNYFDELPLDLGSATKRQSDCNDMPPKKAGRFDAGTLYKVLEPSVLPPEPVPSVINTVINKAVVSCQVPTTTTTISSNNSSGGCFNDTGSQNLVATAASSSNSSISTVLNSGPSISSTQSAQDTNSDDDFGYVHKLKKAWIKAYSEPNTAPPTPSHPPIKSSFSNPPTPNPRMTPSPALSTNSSKGGGSVSKSLNGYSSPKKEKVIPLKGATEDEKEGVILHHHRVFCHKYSSIKRIHFLKPSIAQLKKTGESFLQDASCFEVAPKLAKCRECRWTQSQRNKKMPNIFCRFYAFRRLKFTKNGQLAVSGFCNPIRDATENDIAVWSVSGSKSVIDKEQAVKVLQHLKVDFTTIMDQERAAQKAHMASDDTVAWKRVVQGVREMCDVCDATLFNFHWACSKCGFVVCVDCYLNRKNDIVRTWGENDKEQDKYSWLLCTNRQGHELDKLVLTQIVAGEALTRLESLLNNSSVTKNGGMFPIRKDAHSQDTEDLDEKENKPSKLEFFQRRGMPQINNSLHHHWKNIKAFQNETMGTNSKTHNWLCEGKVLCLENDVDNSSLEMFKGVWGSGIPIVIRNLTKVSAISSWDPEKLIESFGDIKVELAEALTNKPKGVYPIKKFLMGFIDPEKGIKDDSGKNLYLKTKDWPPQGEEFSEAFPSRSAEFLNSLPLSAYTSRSSSLNMALSLPDVFVRPDLGPRAWFIHGTPSSPNLGTVNLHLDIADSLNVIVYSSKTNTIEEEENDLFSELESVPNSEVAAVWHVFHPQDADKIRDLLNKEAGDKDLDFDYLHEETKYLDAKLRAKLKSEYGVSSSTIFQSPGEAILIPAGAPKQVKHLKCCISISSDFVSAESLPHSFYMVQSMRYLPESQAMGEDKLQVKNLIFHSVKDALKALSEEKS; from the exons TTTTTGGTGGAGTTTGATGATCAACCCTGGGAGAGTAGGGAATGGATCAACGTGTACACGGACAATTACCATATTTTCCTCGTTGAGTCTCAACTATCCCTTGGGAGCCGTCCCTCTGCCACAAGAGGTTCCCTTCATCCTGCCTTGGCCTTTATTCCACTTGTAGATAACATTGGATTCTATAAGTCCAAACATTCCAGACCACTCGAGTTCCTCGTGGACTCTCTTCTTGATTTTCAAGACACTTCCAAGCTCAAAACCATTCGTGATTGGGATCCCACCATCACGGGATTAGAAACTAGTTCTGCCAATGAACGTGCAGTTCGTGCCTGGTCTGAACTTCAGGGCGGACAGCATCTACTCATTAATACTCCCTCTGTTCTTATCGGGTTCAGGATCAAAGTCTATCGAGCAGAGGGAACTACTCAATGGTACACTGCCGTTACTACTGGATATAATGATGAAACGGGG GAGTTTACTCTCATTGATGATACAGTCTTAGAGGAACACTATGAAGATCCTCGACTCACTCATTTGAAATTACTTGGAGAAGGag TTGTGGAATCCAttttaaaaggagaaaatatagGGATAACTCCCCGTCGATCAAGATCATCTGTAGGAAGTATACGg GTTTGTCATAATTATGGAACACACTTGCCAAGACGAAGAATCGTCTCTAAAAAACCATATAAAACAAATAGAGCTCATCTTAAgaaatcaacaacaacaacaacgacaaaTACTACTACTAATCCTATGAGAGGCAGAAGAAAACGGTCACACTCCTCTTCCACCACGGTCTCATCaaccaataacaataataactccttaaaaaatgtacacgaaagaaagaaaaatcctagtctaaagaaatcaaaattaaagtctaatagtaataataataataataataatcaag aaaaaaaacttcagaaaaCAACAAAGCGTCTTGTGGTGGTTAAACCTCGGGGTGGGAACTCTGtaaataatagcaataataataacaataaacaaGAGACGACTCTAGCTTCACTTGTTGACAAAAATGCCTGTGGTGGCAGTCGTCTTGCCGATAACAagcctcaaaaaagaaaagcagTTGCCATAGTAAGGCCTCAACCACAGCAATCCACGTCTGCTTCGAATTCACAAgcgtcaaataaaaataaagtccaTAATACTGAGTCATTAACCAATAATAAAAGTGATAATAACAACCCTTCCTCTAAGAAAGTTGACGAACTTAAAGCTCGATTCTCTCTCTATGATTTCCATTCTGATGAATCTGAGACGGAGGATAGCAACAATTCTACGTCTACTACCACCAAGAGACCTCTAAAGTTTAATAAAGGAAAGCAAAACAAAAGTCAAATAGTAGTAATCATAATAACTCTTCTCCTAatcttatca aaaaataattttatctctaAAGAAGACGGAGAAGAGGATAAGAGGAGAAAAACTAAGGATATTGAAATAGCAGTTGTATCGTCGTCTAGCCCTGTAATTCATTCAGAGATAAAGAAGCAAATTGATGCATCTACGCCATTACTCTCATTTGAAAACAGAGCACCCCTACCACCAGGAAATCATATACTAGAAGAAGGCTCTAAATTAGAAGTAATTAAATCCGAAAAACAAgatgatattattttgtcatcaaAAACATCGTCGTCGTCGCCTCGCGTCGATGAAGGTCTCTCTGTTGTTAAAATGGATGATGACCGCTCAGATTCTGGTATAAGCTCTACAATACGATCTGATTGCACTCGATCTTCGGGTGACGAAAGATCTGGATCGCGCTCATCTGCCCTATCTGGAGATGAACAAAGGACTAGTAGTAGGCCTAGTTCTCATGATTTAAGTGGAGTTGAGGAAAAAGACATTCAATCCAAGTTAACCACAAACTCTGTCTCTATTATGGGTGATCACTCTTCGTCTGAGAGGTCCTCTTCCAGTGGTGGAGATCGTCGCCTTCTTCCTCCTTCAAATCCACTGTCTGCTGCTGCAGCTGCCAATATCACAGCTCTTACTGCTCATTATCAAGCTGCAGCTCTGCAACAAGCTGGACTTGCAGCACATGGAGCTGCTTTGTCTCCGCATTTATTAGCTCAATATCATCAATCTCTCGCAGCCGCTGGTATACCCCCTGAGATTCTGCTCAAACAACCTTATCCTCAATTTAACGCAGCTGCGGCAGCTGCCGCAGCAGGAGGAGTTCCACCTCACTTACTTGGAAGAAACGATTACTCCATTCTTGCAAGAGAAAGAGAGATTGCAGCAGATAGGGAAAGGATATTCAG AGAAAGGGCTGAGGCCGAACAGAGGGGAAGAGAACGTCttgaaaaggaaagaaaagaaaaagagcgTCATGAACGTGAAAGACGAGATCGAGAAGAGCGGGAAAGACGAGAACGTCGAAATGctgaacaaaattttatgaagaaacaGCAAGCGGTTGAGGCAGTAGATCAACACTTTCAATTGTCCATGGAACTAGCCAAAAAG CTACCAAGTTATACAAATAGGTATATGATTGCATCTCAG AAAATGGCTGATGCTGGCCAGCATTGGTCTCAACTTCCTGGAGTTACAAAGGATGATAGGAGAAAGTTTGAAGACTCACGCCATGATGCTGCAGCTGCTTTTAGACAACAACAACAGTATATAAATGCAATGGCAGCCAATATTGGCAATCCAAGAGTCTCAGACCCAAAGGTGTATTCTCCTTTCAACAAGGGGGATGTGGGGCCGAAAGAACATTCTGTAGTTTTTAAACCTTATGAAACCACAGCTACTCGTTTTCATCCTTCTAATAGTGTTAGCCCTGTTGGAGGGCATTCTACTCCTAGTCCACTCATGTCTGCCGTGTCTCCACCTGCAACGCCTTTTTTTCCAAGTAATGGGCCACAATCTCATACTCCAGTGTCTGTTCTTCCTCCTCCGCGAACTTCATCATCATCACCACCAAGAATTCCACCTCCTCCTGCACATGGAGCTCAAACGCGTccattgaattattttgatgagCTTCCTCTTGACTTAGGATCGGCAACCAAGCGCCAAAGTGACTGTAATGACATGCCTCCTAAGAAGGCTGGAAGATTTGATGCTGGTACATTATACAAAGTTCTAGAACCAAGTGTGCTTCCTCCAGAACCTGTTCCAAGTGTTATTAATACAGTTATCAACAAAGCAGTTGTCTCATGTCAAGTACCAACTACAACGACGACAATTAGTAGTAATAATAGCAGTGGAGGCTGCTTCAATGATACTGGTTCCCAAAATCTAGTTGCTACAGCAGCATCCTCATCAAATTCTTCGATTTCAACAGTCTTAAATAGTGGTCCATCAATCTCCTCCACTCAATCCGCTCAGGATACTAATTCTGATGATGATTTTGGATATGTTCATAAGTTGAAAAAAGCTTGGATCAAAGCATATTCAGAACCAAATACCGCTCCTCCTACACCGTCTCATCCACCTATAAAAAGTTCTTTCTCTAATCCTCCAACTCCTAACCCACGTATGACACCTTCGCCAGCCTTATCAACGAACTCGTCCAAAGGAGGGGGAAGTGTCAGTAAATCGCTAAATGGGTACTCTTCTCCTAAAAAAGAAA AAGTGATTCCCTTGAAGGGAGCAACGGAGGACGAAAAGGAGGGAGTGATCCTTCATCATCACCGAGTATTTTGTCACAAGTACTCATCGATAAAaagaatccattttttaaagCCATCAATAGCTCAATTAAAGAAGACAGGAGAAAGCTTTCTCCAAGACGCTAGCTGTTTCGAAGTTGCCCCAAAATTAGCCAAATGTAGAGAGTGTAGATGGACTCAAAgtcaaagaaataagaaaatgcCCAATATTTTTTGCAGATTTTATGCTTTTAGAAGGttaaagtttacaaaaaatgggCAACTGGCTGTTTCTGGATTTTGTAATCCAATACGGGATGCAACGGAGAATGATATAGCTGTATGGTCAGTCTCTGGCTCCAAATCAGTCATCGATAAAGAACAGGCTGTTAAAGTACTTCAACATTTGAAAGTAGATTTTACTACTATTATGGACCAAGAAAGAGCTGCACAAAAAGCTCACATGGCTAGTGATg ATACTGTCGCTTGGAAGCGAGTGGTTCAAGGAGTAAGGGAAATGTGTGATGTGTGTGATGCAACATTATTCAACTTTCACTGGGCTTGTAGCAAATGTGGATTTGTTGTTTGTGTAGATTGTTACTTGAATCGCAAGAATGATATTGTTCGTACATGGGGAGAGAATGATAAAGAACAAGACAAGTATTCATGGCTCTTATGTACAAATCGGCAAGGACACGAATTAGATAAACTAGTCCTAACACAAATAGTAGCTGGAGAAGCTCTTACAAGACTAGAGAGTTTGCTCAATAATTCATCCGTCACTAAGAACGGAGGTATGTTCCCTATTAGGAAGGATGCACACTCTCAAGATACGGAGGATCTcgatgaaaaagaaaataaaccctCAAAATTGGAATTCTTTCAACGTCGAGGTATGCCTCAGATTAATAACTCCTTACACCAccattggaaaaatataaaggcCTTTCAAAATGAAACTATGGGTACAAATTCCAAAACTCATAATTGGCTGTGCGAAGGAAAGGTACTTTGTTTGGAAAATGACGTGGATAATTCTTCTTTAGAAATGTTTAAGGGAGTTTGGGGCTCGGGTATTCCCATTGTGATACGAAATTTAACTAAAGTGTCAGCAATATCCTCCTGGGATCctgaaaaattgattgaaaGTTTTGGAGATATCAAGGTTGAACTTGCTGAAGCTCTTACTAATAAACCAAAAGGAGTATATcctattaaaaagtttttgatggGTTTTATTGATCCTGAAAAGGGTATTAAGGATGATTCTGGTAAAAACTTATATCTCAAAACGAAGGATTGGCCACCTCAAGGTGAAGAATTTTCAGAAGCATTTCCATCCAGGTCAGCAGAGTTCTTAAATTCCCTTCCTTTGTCAGCTTATACAAGTCGATCTTCTTCATTAAATATGGCTTTATCCTTACCTGATGTATTTGTCCGACCTGACCTCGGGCCTCGAGCTTGGTTTATTCATGGCACTCCTTCTAGCCCTAATCTCGGGACAGTAAATCTTCATTTGGATATAGCTGATTCTCTCAATGTTATTGTCTACTCTTCTAAGACGAATACAATTGAAGAAGAGGAAAATGATCTCTTTTCTGAACTTGAAAGTGTACCTAATTCAGAGGTCGCTGCTGTTTGGCATGTCTTTCATCCTCAAGATGCAGATAAAATTAGAGACTTATTAAACAAGGAAGCTGGAGACAAAGACCTTGACTTTGATTATCTTCATGAAGAAACCAAATACCTCGATGCAAAACTTAGAGCTAAGCTCAAAAGTGAATACGGTGTTTCTTCATCAACAATTTTTCAGAGCCCTGGGGAAGCCATATTAATTCCCGCTGGTGCACCTAAGCAg gttAAGCATTTAAAATGCTGTATCTCAATATCAAGTGATTTTGTTTCGGCAGAGAGCTTGCCACATAGTTTTTATATGGTACAATCAATGCGTTATTTACCTGAATCCCAAGCCATGGGCGAAGACAAGCTTCAggtcaaaaacttaattttccaTTCTGTGAAAGACGCATTAAAGGCGTTAAGTGAAGAAAAATCTTAA